The sequence CTCAGCCAGTCAAACGAGTAGAGATACCCAAAGAAGACGGAGGGGTACGATTGCTTGGGATCCCAACCGTTAGGGACAGAGTTGTCCAACAAGCACTCAATGATATCCTCACCCCCATCTTCGAAGAGCAATTTCACCCATCAAGTTTTGGGTATAGACCGAATCGAAGTTGTCACGATGCAATCAACAAATCCACGATGTTTATCCGCCGATACGGATTACAGCACGTCGTAGATATGGACTTGTCGAAGTGCTTTGACAAACTCGACCATGAGTTGATCCTCAAGAGCATCAGAAGGCGAGTCACAGATAGCAGCGTGTTAGAGCTGATAAAACAGTTTCTGAAAAGTGGCGTGATGATAGACGGTAGTTGGCAGGAGACAGAGCTAGGAAGTCCACAAGGTGGTGTTATCAGTCCTTTGATTGCCAATATCTACCTTGATGCGTTCGATCAGGAAATGCGAAAGCGTGACCATAGGCTCGTTCGTTATGCGGATGACATACTCATCTTTTGTCGTAGCAAGGCAGGAGCAGAGAATGCCCTTGCACAAGCGACGAAGATCCTAGAAGGAGAGCTTAAACTCACAGTGAATCAGACGAAATCACATATAGCGCACAGCCGTGATGGCGTGAAGTTCTTAGGTGTAGAAATCGGGAGTCAATTTACCCGCATTCAAACTAAGAAACTGAAAGGGTTCAAAAGTGTTAAAGCGACTGACAAAGCGAGGTGCGGTAAGCCACTTGAGCAAGTCATAAAAGCTTTAAACCCAGTGTTAAGAGGGTTCAGTCAATACTTCAGGATCACCAATAGCAGCAGAGAGTTTCAAGGTTAGCAGGTGGCTACGAAGAAGACTTCGTAGTATCCAGTTGAAACTTTGAAGAAGCCTCAACGGTTACACCGAAGGTTAAAACAGTTAGGGTATAAGCCGCCGTTCCAACATATCTCAATGACAAGTTGGGTCAGTGCAGCGAGTCCCCTATCAAGCTATGCGATGCCAAATCAATGGTTTAATGACCAAGGGTTGGTAAATCTTGGAACAATAAGGACAGGGCATGTGTTCAGCCAATATGCTGAATGGAAGTGTGCATGAGCCGTATACGAGGTCCGTACGTACGGTTCTGTGAGAGGGATGAGGCGGTAACGCCTCACCCTACTCGATGTGTCCCGTTTTGAAGATATTAGAGTGAAGAAGGTGGCCATAAAATGACCACCTGAATCGAAGGGCTGATTAGCCCTCCCGCACTTGACTAGAGTGCAGCAAAGGGGAGGGAATTCCCTTTGATTCGTTAAGCTGACGTATTTTTTATTTTACCAGCCATAATTTCTGCAAGGGGTCCCAGAACTACTTGTAAATTCTTTTCACCCACTTTGACGACTCCCTTTGCCCCTAGTTGTTTCAACGTATCTTCGTCAACTAAACTTGGGTTAATAAGCGTTAAACGTAAGCGAGTAATACATGCATCAATTGACTCTAAGTTAGATTTACCACCTAAGGCCAATAAGTATTGTTGTGCTAACTCATCTTCATTTTTTGATGCAACAACCGTTGCTTCTACTTCATCTTCTCGGCCTGGTGTCTTGATATCAAAACGTTTGATTGCAAATACAAATAGTGTGTAATAAATAAGTGCAAACACTAGGCTCAGTGGAAGTAGCATCCATGCATTATTGGCGGCAGGTGCATTAAAGAAAATGAAGTAATCAATTAGGCCAGAAGAGAAGCCAAATGACATATGAATATTAAGTGCAGCAGCTATAACTAATGCTAGACCAGTTAATATTGCATGGAAGAAGTACAAAACTGGTGCTAAGAACATGAATGTATATTCTATCGGTTCTGTTATTCCTGTTAAAAATGCGGTAAACGCGATACTGGCTAACATTCCACCAACTGCAGCTTTTTTATCTTTGTGCGCGCATTGGTAAATAGCTAAACAGGCAGCAGGTAGAGCAAATAAAGTCACGACATAATAACCAGATAGCATTAGGCCTGCTGATGGGTCACCTGCAGCAAAACGTAGCATTTCACCTGTAACACCCTCATATTCGCCCATACCAAACCAAACAATTGAGTTTAGAATATGGTGTAAACCAATGGGCAACAGCATCCTATTAACGAAGCCATAACCAAACTTACCTCCAATATCACTCTCAAGCATCCAATTACTCATGATGTCTATACCGGAACTGACTGTCGGCCATACGGCACTCATGATGAGAGCTATCACTAATGCGCTCACTCCGGTGATTATTGGAACAAACCGTTTGCCAGCAAAGAACCCTAAAAACTCAGGAAGGCGAATAGTATGGAAGCGACGATATAACTCGCCCGCAGTTATACCCATAATGACGCCACCAAAGACACCTAGATTTAGGCTCGGGTCCAAAACAGCAAGAGCTTCGGTCAATACAAAGTAGCCAACAATACCAGCAATCGCTCCTGCTGCATCATTATCTTTATTCAGGCCTGCAGCTAAGGCTGCGGCAAATAAGAGCGGCAACTGGCTAAAAATGGCATTGCCCGCCTCTGCAATGAAAGGGATATCAAATACATCGGGTTGCCCCAAGCGTAACAAAATCCCGGCAATTGGGAGGGTGGCGATAGGCAACATTAGGGCTTTGCCGAGCCGTTGTAGATAACCTAGTACATTCATTTAATTCTCCAAAAATTAGTAAGTCTGATAAAGCTATTGCAAGAATTATCACTGACCTTTAATCTTTATGAAAATTACAATCCATCGGTTGGGACGATATGTTGAAATTGGAGCAACTGCTTTCTTTTACGACTACAGTGAAAGTTGGCTCATTTTCTAAAGCAGCGCGAGAGCTAGGCAAAGCACAATCTACAATTAGTCAAAATATTATTAATATGGAAATTGATTGTAATCAGATCTTGTTTAATCGAACTGGTCGCTATCCTCAGTTGACCGAAGCAGGAATGAACTTGCTTCCATATGCCTTAGCTGTTGTCGAGCAACACAATCGGCTTGAGATGCAATTGGAAGCACTCGGTGTAAATGAGTCGAAAAAGGTTACCATTGCCTTAGATGAAGGAGCTCCATATACGCAACTAGCCGCTCTACTCCCCCAGTTAGTTAACAATTATCCTCAGTTACAACTCGAAGTACTTATTGCTAATAGTCATGATGTTTTAGAACTGGTGTCTAACGATCGAGCACAGGTGGGTGTTGTATTCAGTCAGCATTTACAACCGAATAAAATGAACTCTGAGAATATAGGGTCAATTAAATTCGAGGCTTATGTGAGCTCACAGCACCCCTTAGCTG is a genomic window of Vibrio sp. ED004 containing:
- a CDS encoding LysR family transcriptional regulator, whose protein sequence is MLKLEQLLSFTTTVKVGSFSKAARELGKAQSTISQNIINMEIDCNQILFNRTGRYPQLTEAGMNLLPYALAVVEQHNRLEMQLEALGVNESKKVTIALDEGAPYTQLAALLPQLVNNYPQLQLEVLIANSHDVLELVSNDRAQVGVVFSQHLQPNKMNSENIGSIKFEAYVSSQHPLAGSVQFTKDSLKLHRQLKIESKNNENKFRQLPISPDIWYADNYYVLLEMAKASLGWTILPAPIAKSAVEEGKLVPLVLEHEHLGWVENVDIIQNVGVIDNVFTSIREILKSMIMQDCS
- the nagE gene encoding N-acetylglucosamine-specific PTS transporter subunit IIBC, producing the protein MNVLGYLQRLGKALMLPIATLPIAGILLRLGQPDVFDIPFIAEAGNAIFSQLPLLFAAALAAGLNKDNDAAGAIAGIVGYFVLTEALAVLDPSLNLGVFGGVIMGITAGELYRRFHTIRLPEFLGFFAGKRFVPIITGVSALVIALIMSAVWPTVSSGIDIMSNWMLESDIGGKFGYGFVNRMLLPIGLHHILNSIVWFGMGEYEGVTGEMLRFAAGDPSAGLMLSGYYVVTLFALPAACLAIYQCAHKDKKAAVGGMLASIAFTAFLTGITEPIEYTFMFLAPVLYFFHAILTGLALVIAAALNIHMSFGFSSGLIDYFIFFNAPAANNAWMLLPLSLVFALIYYTLFVFAIKRFDIKTPGREDEVEATVVASKNEDELAQQYLLALGGKSNLESIDACITRLRLTLINPSLVDEDTLKQLGAKGVVKVGEKNLQVVLGPLAEIMAGKIKNTSA